One segment of Vibrio orientalis CIP 102891 = ATCC 33934 DNA contains the following:
- a CDS encoding TRIC cation channel family protein, with protein sequence MDSMLLYVIDLFGTAIFAVSGVLLAGRLKMDPFGVAVLGSVTAIGGGTIRDMALGATPVFWITDTNYLWTILITCLLTMIVVRRPKRLAWWILPVCDAIGLAVFVGIGVEKTMAYQDSALVAIIMGVITGCGGGIIRDVLAREVPMVLRSEVYATACIIGGVFHTTALAMGCDSDTAFLAGVFSTLLIRLGAIRWHLSLPTFALNR encoded by the coding sequence ATGGACTCCATGCTGCTTTACGTTATCGATTTGTTCGGTACGGCAATTTTTGCCGTTTCAGGTGTCCTGCTTGCAGGTCGATTAAAAATGGACCCGTTTGGGGTTGCTGTATTAGGCAGTGTGACCGCCATTGGTGGTGGCACCATTCGTGATATGGCGTTAGGGGCAACCCCCGTCTTTTGGATCACCGACACCAACTATCTTTGGACAATCCTCATCACTTGCTTGCTAACAATGATTGTTGTTAGACGACCAAAGCGTCTTGCTTGGTGGATCCTGCCAGTTTGTGATGCGATTGGCTTAGCGGTCTTCGTCGGCATCGGTGTAGAGAAAACCATGGCTTACCAAGATTCTGCATTAGTTGCGATAATTATGGGCGTGATTACTGGCTGTGGAGGCGGCATCATCCGTGATGTTCTCGCACGGGAAGTGCCGATGGTGCTGAGAAGTGAAGTCTACGCGACTGCCTGTATCATTGGCGGCGTATTCCATACCACTGCATTAGCGATGGGTTGTGACAGTGATACTGCATTCTTGGCAGGTGTGTTCTCAACGTTACTGATTCGCCTTGGTGCCATTCGTTGGCACTTATCGCTGCCCACTTTTGCATTGAATCGTTAA
- the thrC gene encoding threonine synthase has translation MKLYNIKENDEQVSFGQAVRQGLGRNQGLFFPQELPKFDDIDALLAEDFVSRSTKILSAMIGDELAEEQVNSMVDAAFQFPAPINKVKDGVYALELFHGPTLAFKDFGGRFMAQSLAAVSDGGKITILTATSGDTGAAVAHAFYGMEDINVVILYPKGKISPLQEKLFCTLGKNIHTVAIDGDFDACQALVKQAFDDAALREEIGLNSANSINISRLMAQICYYFEAASQLSKQERENLVVSVPSGNFGNLTAGLLAKALGLPVKRFIAATNENDTVPRYLETGQWDPKPTVATTSNAMDVSQPNNWPRIEELCQLKEWGLDTLGKGKVSDEQSAESVRDLKAQGYLCEPHGAIAYRLLDEQLQEGETGLFLCTAHPAKFKEVVDEILGSDIDLPAPLAKHAAMELLSEDLANDFDLLKEVLRRVQK, from the coding sequence ATGAAGCTGTACAACATTAAAGAAAATGACGAACAAGTTTCCTTTGGCCAAGCCGTTCGCCAAGGTCTAGGCCGTAATCAAGGTCTATTTTTCCCACAAGAACTGCCTAAGTTTGATGATATCGATGCGCTGTTAGCAGAAGATTTTGTTTCACGTAGTACCAAAATCTTATCAGCAATGATTGGCGATGAACTCGCGGAAGAACAAGTAAATTCAATGGTTGATGCAGCGTTCCAATTCCCTGCACCAATTAACAAGGTTAAAGATGGCGTTTACGCGTTAGAGCTATTCCACGGTCCTACACTGGCGTTTAAAGACTTTGGTGGCCGTTTTATGGCTCAGTCTTTAGCGGCCGTTTCTGACGGCGGTAAAATCACTATCTTAACGGCAACGTCAGGTGATACTGGCGCGGCAGTTGCCCATGCGTTCTATGGTATGGAAGACATCAATGTTGTTATTCTATATCCGAAAGGCAAAATTAGCCCGCTGCAAGAAAAGCTATTCTGCACACTAGGTAAAAACATCCACACGGTTGCGATTGATGGCGACTTTGATGCGTGTCAGGCGTTAGTGAAGCAAGCATTTGATGATGCCGCGCTACGTGAAGAGATCGGCCTTAACTCAGCAAACTCAATCAACATCTCACGTCTAATGGCGCAGATTTGTTACTACTTTGAAGCCGCTTCTCAGCTGAGCAAACAAGAGCGTGAAAATCTGGTCGTTTCGGTACCAAGTGGCAACTTCGGTAACTTAACGGCAGGCTTGCTAGCTAAAGCTCTGGGGTTACCTGTTAAACGCTTTATCGCGGCAACGAATGAAAATGACACTGTGCCTCGCTACCTAGAAACAGGTCAGTGGGATCCAAAGCCAACCGTTGCAACAACGTCGAACGCGATGGATGTGAGCCAACCAAATAACTGGCCGCGTATTGAAGAGCTATGCCAGCTGAAAGAGTGGGGCTTAGATACACTAGGCAAAGGTAAAGTCTCTGACGAGCAAAGTGCTGAGTCGGTCCGTGACCTTAAAGCGCAAGGTTACCTATGTGAGCCGCATGGCGCGATTGCATACCGCTTACTTGATGAACAGCTACAAGAGGGTGAAACAGGTCTGTTCCTATGTACCGCGCACCCAGCGAAGTTCAAAGAAGTGGTTGATGAGATTCTAGGCTCAGATATTGACTTACCAGCCCCGCTTGCTAAGCATGCCGCGATGGAGTTGCTTTCTGAAGACCTAGCTAATGACTTCGACTTACTGAAAGAAGTGTTACGTCGAGTGCAGAAGTAA